The Clostridium sp. AWRP genome has a window encoding:
- a CDS encoding metallophosphoesterase family protein, which translates to MKKKYLSMIIAALIAATSTIAPIYSVHAAYDSTTINTNLNSTVKPDHVTLTWTKDPKTTQTITWRTSTNVTKGLVQYKNLATGETKTLNATKQDFSTSSTDINTGCMNLFSATLENLTPGTKYSYMVGDGQNWSTKNTFKTEASKEDDVKFIVFGDSQSGNAAVPNYAPWNKTVQNAYSKNKDADFMINVGDLVEKGQDYRHWNNWFDAAKGVIDNLPEMPVQGNHETYNAVGWNSTKPKYFTSQFKVPMNGPNGFKGQVYSYDYGNVHFVMLDSQEDEESPNNDEFLKKQAAWLDSDLTSNKKPWTIVSFHKTPYYNKASRANITLKNIISPVLERHHVDVVINGHDHAMSRTFPINNGKYYTNYSKGTVYYVTGRSGAKYYPDLSSKVWDAFFFDPQDMPCYEVADVKGNVLAINTYKQDGTLVDSFIIDKDHPQNSTKVVLPTAYNVDMNNKELAAIGADPRLVIYGTPIAFGSNQAEIIKGKAYVNPNYIAMYLGGKYDSSRMTLTIDKQTYSFNAKDLSSNKNVALNALSKAGFNCSYNTQFNMIMIDK; encoded by the coding sequence ATGAAAAAAAAATACTTATCTATGATAATAGCTGCACTTATTGCTGCCACATCAACAATAGCTCCAATATACTCAGTTCATGCGGCTTACGATAGTACAACTATTAATACTAATTTAAATTCTACTGTGAAACCTGATCACGTTACTTTAACCTGGACTAAAGACCCTAAAACTACACAGACAATCACCTGGAGAACTAGTACAAATGTAACTAAAGGATTAGTTCAATATAAAAATTTGGCTACTGGAGAAACAAAAACTCTTAATGCTACTAAACAAGATTTTTCTACATCAAGCACTGATATAAATACTGGATGTATGAATTTATTTTCAGCTACCTTAGAAAATCTTACTCCAGGAACTAAGTATAGTTATATGGTAGGAGATGGCCAAAATTGGAGTACTAAAAATACATTTAAAACAGAAGCAAGCAAAGAAGACGATGTTAAATTTATTGTTTTTGGGGATTCTCAAAGTGGAAATGCTGCTGTTCCAAATTATGCTCCCTGGAACAAGACAGTTCAAAACGCCTATTCTAAAAATAAAGATGCCGATTTCATGATAAATGTTGGTGATTTAGTTGAAAAGGGCCAAGATTATAGGCATTGGAATAACTGGTTTGATGCTGCTAAAGGAGTTATTGACAATTTACCTGAAATGCCAGTTCAAGGCAATCACGAAACCTACAATGCGGTTGGCTGGAATTCAACTAAACCTAAATATTTTACCAGTCAATTTAAAGTTCCTATGAACGGACCTAATGGTTTCAAAGGGCAAGTATATTCTTACGATTATGGAAATGTTCATTTCGTTATGTTAGACAGCCAGGAAGATGAAGAATCTCCAAATAATGATGAATTTTTAAAAAAGCAGGCCGCATGGCTTGATTCAGACTTGACTTCAAATAAAAAGCCTTGGACAATAGTATCCTTCCATAAAACTCCATATTACAATAAAGCTTCAAGAGCAAATATAACTTTAAAAAATATAATATCACCTGTATTAGAAAGACATCATGTAGATGTAGTTATAAATGGACATGATCATGCAATGTCGAGAACTTTTCCTATTAATAATGGAAAATACTATACCAATTATTCTAAGGGAACAGTATATTATGTAACTGGTAGAAGTGGAGCTAAATATTATCCAGATTTATCATCTAAAGTTTGGGATGCATTCTTCTTTGATCCACAAGATATGCCTTGCTATGAAGTAGCAGATGTGAAAGGAAATGTACTTGCGATAAATACTTATAAACAAGATGGTACCTTAGTAGATTCCTTTATAATAGATAAGGATCATCCTCAAAACAGTACAAAAGTAGTTCTTCCAACTGCATACAATGTAGATATGAATAATAAAGAATTAGCAGCCATAGGTGCTGATCCAAGGTTAGTTATATATGGAACACCAATTGCATTTGGAAGTAATCAAGCTGAAATCATAAAAGGTAAAGCTTATGTAAATCCAAATTATATAGCTATGTACTTAGGTGGAAAATATGATTCATCTAGAATGACATTGACTATAGATAAGCAAACTTATAGTTTCAATGCCAAAGACCTTTCTTCTAATAAAAATGTAGCTTTAAATGCTTTATCTAAAGCAGGTTTTAATTGCAGCTATAATACTCAATTTAACATGATTATGATAGATAAATAG
- the lepB gene encoding signal peptidase I, with product MEHKGVLKNIGGYVFYIILAVVFALVFRTYVFARTTVTGPSMQPTFHDKDSVFLEKVSTETGHISRGEIVTFYSKDENNDDYIKRVIGIAGDKVEIKDGKVFLNGQLLSEDYLPKGTITEPNSLITQYVVPKGYVFVLGDNRGNSTDSRILGPINLKDIRGHVVLRVYPFNKIKAF from the coding sequence ATGGAACATAAGGGAGTTTTAAAGAATATAGGTGGATATGTATTTTATATTATATTAGCAGTTGTGTTTGCATTGGTATTTAGGACCTATGTTTTTGCAAGAACAACTGTGACAGGACCTTCTATGCAGCCTACATTTCATGATAAGGATTCTGTATTCTTGGAAAAAGTAAGCACTGAAACCGGGCATATAAGCAGAGGAGAAATTGTTACTTTTTATTCTAAAGACGAAAATAATGATGATTACATAAAAAGAGTTATAGGAATAGCTGGAGATAAAGTTGAAATAAAGGATGGAAAGGTATTTTTAAATGGACAACTTCTTTCGGAAGATTATCTTCCTAAGGGGACTATTACTGAACCTAATTCTCTTATTACACAATATGTAGTCCCTAAAGGATATGTTTTTGTACTTGGAGATAATAGGGGAAATAGTACTGACAGCAGAATACTTGGACCAATAAATTTGAAAGATATAAGAGGGCATGTTGTTTTGAGAGTATACCCTTTTAATAAGATTAAGGCATTTTAA
- the proB gene encoding glutamate 5-kinase: protein MNIREKYLKDAKKVVVKVGTSTLITEDGSLDLYRIEEIVRQICYLQNQGKSVVLVTSGAIGVGFLKLGLKTKPKDICEKQAAAAIGQGILLNTYEKIFSEHGKIVAQILLTKNDLDIVDNYTNAQNTFTALLKRGVVPIVNENDAVAVEEIKFGDNDTLSALIAKTIHADLLILLSDIDGLYSSDPQSNKDAKLISCVPKITKEIEDCSKGSHSSVGTGGMYTKIKAAKIAVSSGISMIIANGSQDSVIEDIVSNKEIGTLFEAEK, encoded by the coding sequence ATGAACATTAGAGAAAAATATTTAAAAGATGCTAAAAAAGTTGTAGTTAAGGTAGGTACTTCTACTCTTATAACCGAAGATGGATCTTTGGATTTGTATAGAATAGAAGAGATAGTAAGACAAATTTGTTATTTGCAAAATCAAGGTAAAAGTGTAGTTTTAGTAACTTCTGGAGCTATTGGTGTTGGATTTTTGAAGCTAGGACTTAAAACAAAGCCAAAAGACATATGTGAAAAGCAAGCTGCTGCGGCTATCGGGCAGGGAATACTTTTGAATACATATGAAAAAATATTTTCAGAACATGGCAAAATAGTAGCTCAGATTTTACTTACAAAAAATGATCTGGATATTGTAGACAATTATACTAATGCCCAAAATACTTTCACAGCACTTTTAAAACGTGGAGTAGTACCAATAGTTAATGAAAATGATGCAGTTGCGGTAGAGGAAATAAAATTTGGTGATAATGATACTCTTTCAGCCTTGATTGCAAAGACTATTCATGCAGATCTCCTTATATTGCTCTCAGATATTGATGGACTTTATAGTTCCGATCCCCAATCGAATAAAGATGCCAAATTAATAAGCTGTGTTCCTAAAATAACTAAGGAAATTGAAGATTGCAGTAAGGGATCTCACAGCAGTGTTGGAACAGGTGGTATGTATACTAAAATTAAGGCTGCAAAAATAGCAGTGTCATCGGGGATATCTATGATAATAGCAAATGGATCTCAGGATTCTGTTATAGAAGATATAGTTTCAAATAAGGAAATTGGAACTTTATTTGAAGCAGAAAAATAA
- a CDS encoding glutamate-5-semialdehyde dehydrogenase: MDIDSYVVEKAKTASRAARILSNMGPNLKNKALNDMAEALQNNKELILQANKLDLDNAKKSGKGKAFIDRLELNQKRIDSMAGGLIKVASLPDPIGEVSKMWKRPNGLRIGKVRVPLGTIGIIYEARPNVTVDAAALCLKSGNSVILRGGKEAINSNVAIYNTINKAAVSAGFPEGAIEFIDITEREAVETLMKLNEYVDVLIPRGGRGLINSIVKNSTVPVIQTGIGNCHVYVDESADLNMAENIVVNAKTQRPAVCNAMETLLVHRNAAERFLPHLGETLKSLGVEIRGCSETKKLIPYAKLATEEDYDTEFLDLILAVKVVNSLDEAIDHIYKYGTKHSESIITNDYNSSQRFLNEVDAAAVYVNASTRFTDGEQFGFGAEIGISTQKLHARGPMGLNELTTSKYVIYGEGQIRK; the protein is encoded by the coding sequence GTGGATATAGATAGTTATGTTGTAGAAAAAGCTAAAACTGCAAGTAGGGCTGCAAGAATATTATCTAATATGGGTCCGAATTTAAAAAATAAAGCTTTAAATGATATGGCAGAGGCACTTCAAAATAACAAAGAACTTATTTTACAAGCTAATAAGTTAGATCTCGATAATGCTAAAAAATCAGGTAAAGGTAAAGCTTTTATCGACAGGCTTGAATTAAACCAAAAGAGGATAGATTCTATGGCAGGCGGACTTATTAAAGTTGCCTCACTTCCAGACCCTATCGGTGAAGTGTCTAAAATGTGGAAAAGGCCTAATGGACTGCGTATTGGAAAAGTTAGAGTACCTCTTGGAACAATAGGAATAATATATGAAGCTAGGCCAAATGTAACTGTGGATGCTGCTGCACTTTGTCTTAAAAGTGGAAATTCAGTTATTTTAAGAGGAGGAAAAGAAGCAATAAACTCCAATGTAGCTATATACAATACAATAAATAAAGCTGCTGTGAGTGCCGGATTTCCAGAAGGAGCTATTGAATTCATAGATATAACTGAAAGAGAAGCAGTAGAGACTTTGATGAAACTTAACGAATATGTAGATGTGCTCATACCAAGAGGGGGCAGGGGACTTATCAATTCCATAGTAAAGAATTCTACAGTGCCTGTAATTCAAACTGGTATAGGAAATTGTCACGTTTATGTGGATGAAAGTGCAGATTTAAATATGGCAGAAAATATAGTGGTAAATGCAAAAACTCAAAGACCAGCAGTTTGCAATGCTATGGAAACATTGCTTGTACACAGAAACGCTGCTGAAAGGTTTTTGCCTCATTTGGGAGAAACTTTAAAAAGTTTGGGAGTTGAAATAAGAGGATGCAGTGAAACGAAAAAATTGATTCCCTATGCAAAATTGGCAACGGAAGAGGACTATGATACAGAATTCCTAGATTTGATATTGGCTGTAAAAGTAGTGAATTCACTGGATGAAGCTATAGATCATATTTATAAATATGGAACAAAACATTCTGAATCTATAATAACAAATGATTACAATTCCTCTCAAAGATTTTTAAATGAAGTTGATGCTGCGGCAGTTTATGTAAATGCATCTACTAGATTTACTGATGGTGAGCAGTTTGGATTTGGTGCCGAAATAGGTATAAGTACCCAGAAGCTTCATGCGAGAGGACCTATGGGGTTAAATGAACTTACTACATCAAAGTATGTAATCTATGGAGAAGGACAGATACGAAAATAG
- a CDS encoding PC4/YdbC family ssDNA-binding protein → MAGIKYEIKENKGVLSESPKGWKKELNLVSWNDRMAKYDIRDWSQEHDKMGKGVTLTVEELRELKNILNNMDLS, encoded by the coding sequence ATGGCAGGTATAAAATATGAAATAAAAGAGAATAAAGGAGTATTATCAGAGTCGCCTAAAGGATGGAAGAAAGAATTAAATTTAGTAAGCTGGAATGATAGAATGGCTAAATACGATATAAGGGATTGGTCACAAGAACATGACAAAATGGGAAAAGGAGTTACTCTAACTGTAGAAGAACTGAGGGAGTTAAAAAACATATTAAATAATATGG